The following are from one region of the Gambusia affinis linkage group LG02, SWU_Gaff_1.0, whole genome shotgun sequence genome:
- the LOC122845203 gene encoding troponin I, fast skeletal muscle-like — protein sequence MPLFGSGLPDQTGPRKESAAGKMAEKKMSLSRRNHLKSLLLQIGKEMLEEEARQAEEEKMAYIRENCPTLSFPQCTLELQELCRQLHKQIDLVDEERYDMEIKVKKCCKEIDDLKMKVQDLNGRFKKPTLRRVRMSADAMLAALLGSKHKVSLDLRANLKQVKKELKDEEKQTGDWRKNIEDKAGMDGRKKMFEAEA from the exons GAAGGAATCAGCTGCAGGGAAGATGGCTGA gaaGAAGATGTCGCTGAGCCGCAGAAATCATCTCAAG AGTCTGCTGCTCCAGATTGGCAAAGAAATGCTGGAGGAGGAGGCCAGGCAGGCCGAGGAGGAGAAAATGGCGTACATCAGGGAGAACTGCCCCACCCTCTCCTTCCCACAATGCACCCTGGAGCTTCAG GAGCTGTGTCGGCAACTTCACAAGCAGATCGATTTGGTGGATGAGGAACGATATGACATGGAGATAAAAGTGAAGAAATGCTGCAAAGAG ATCGATGACCTGAAGATGAAGGTCCAGGATTTGAACGGCAGGTTTAAGAAGCCCACTCTGAGGAGGGTGAGGATGTCGGCTGACGCCATGTTGGCTGCTCTGCTGGGCTCCAAACATAAAGTGTCCCTCGACCTGAGAGCCAACCTGAAGCAGGTGAAAAAGGAGCTGAAAGATGAG gaGAAGCAGACAGGCGACTGGAGGAAGAATATCGAAGATAAAGCTGGGATGGATGGTCGAAAGAAGATGTTTGAGGCAGAGGCTTAA
- the socs4 gene encoding suppressor of cytokine signaling 4 yields the protein MSEKKPRGADTRPKSGIRSWSADSYIWRGKKRSRSSRNGSSPGGSEADCSEELSMRSTSCSRRRRERKCSCSALGDSLMAGDVDGVCRKALHRRSLRQKFQDAVGQCLPLRHHHHHHYHHPPGSSRPFSVLFWSKRKIHVSELMQDKCPFSPKSELAKCWHLIKKQVADPGSLKDMETPLKPRVSSSTSPPQTPLSWEDICCSPAPLEDWDPSCLHGRPDGACGNTDYILVPDLLQINNNPCYWGVLNRFEAEELLEGQPEGTFLLRDSAQDEFLFSVSFRRYSRSLHARIEQNGKRFSFDVRDPCMYRDASVTGLLRHYSDPATCLFFEPLLSRPLPRTFPFPLQHLCRAVICSCITYQGVEELPLPSQLREYLRQYHIKCDGACAVSMPTAANTQDLH from the coding sequence ATGTCAGAGAAGAAGCCTCGGGGAGCGGACACTCGACCCAAATCTGGCATCCGCAGCTGGAGCGCCGACAGCTACATCTGGCGGGGTAAGAAGCGTTCCCGCAGCTCCCGCAATGGATCCAGTCCCGGCGGGTCAGAGGCGGACTGTTCCGAAGAGCTGAGCATGCggtccacttcctgttcccGGCGGCGCAGAGAGCGGAAGTGCAGCTGCAGCGCTCTGGGTGACTCGCTGATGGCTGGCGACGTGGACGGCGTGTGCAGGAAGGCGCTCCACCGGCGGTCTCTGAGGCAGAAGTTTCAGGACGCCGTGGGTCAGTGTCTCCCTCTAcgccatcaccaccaccaccattaCCACCACCCGCCCGGCTCGTCTCGCCCCTTCTCCGTACTGTTCTGGTCCAAAAGAAAGATCCACGTCTCAGAACTCATGCAGGACAAATGTCCGTTCTCTCCCAAGTCTGAACTGGCCAAATGTTGGCACCTTATTAAAAAACAGGTGGCTGATCCAGGTTCCCTGAAGGACATGGAGACGCCGCTGAAGCCCCGTGTGTCGTCTTCCACTTCGCCTCCCCAGACGCCGCTTTCCTGGGAGGACATCTGCTGCTCGCCCGCGCCGCTGGAGGACTGGGACCCGTCCTGCCTTCACGGCAGACCGGATGGCGCCTGTGGCAACACTGACTACATCCTGGTCCCCGATCTGCTCCAGATCAACAACAACCCATGCTACTGGGGCGTGCTGAACCGCTTTGAGGCCGAGGAGCTCCTGGAGGGCCAGCCGGAAGGGACGTTCCTCCTGCGGGACTCTGCCCAGGACGAGTTCCTGTTCTCCGTCAGCTTCCGCCGCTACAGCCGCTCCCTGCACGCGCGCATCGAGCAGAACGGCAAGCGATTCAGCTTCGACGTGCGCGATCCGTGCATGTACCGGGACGCCAGCGTGACGGGCCTGCTGAGGCACTACAGTGACCCGGCCACCTGCCTCTTCTTTGAGCCGCTGCTCTCCCGGCCGCTGCCCAGGACCTTCCCTTTCCCTCTGCAGCACCTGTGCAGGGCGGTAATCTGCAGCTGCATCACCTACCAGGGCGTGGAGGAGCTGCCACTGCCGTCTCAGCTCAGGGAATACCTCAGACAGTACCACATCAAGTGTGACGGGGCCTGCGCCGTGTCGATGCCCACAGCAGCCAACACGCAGGATCTGCACTGA